CCATCTTCGGCTATCTCGACTGAAAAGAAATTACCCCGAGTGGAAGTTTGAATGAACTTGAACAAACGATCTTTATTCATTTAAACAACTCCTTATCCATTACAAATTCGACATAAAAAGCAATCCACCTGCGATAATTTGAAATTAAATACTTCTTACCTGCATGTGAATATCTGCCGCCCTCGATAGAAAGATTCAGTTTCAATAAAAAACAAAACACTTTTATTTTTTTATAAATTACCCGATACAAAAATCGTCATATAGTCCCGTTTACTCACTATTTTTTTCATTATTCATAGATAAAATACAGACTTTTTACTTGTTTTTGTTTGAAATTTATCAGAATATTATATATACTTTAGGTGGTTGCAGCCAATATAACCTTTAATTGGAAGGAGAATTGCATTGGCTGAAAAATTTGCACCATATTCGTTGAGAAAATCAAACACTAGAGGTGTTGTTAATTTATCAAACGATTCTGGTTCTGCATGGATTACAGCAACTATGAAAAACTCTGATGGTGTATACATAGGTGGAACAACTGTCCAAAGAGGAAAGCGGGCCACATTTTCAGCTGTAAATTGCAAAGTAGGGTATAAGTACAAATTAGGGCTAAGAAAAACGAATAATACCGGCGGAGGAAAAGTGACGATTAAAGGTTCTTGGTCCGCAAGTGGAGGTTAAACGTTAATGGAATAATAAGTGTTGTCCGGGATTTCATTCTTGGGCAACACTCCTTTTAATAATTAAAGCTAGTAGAAACAGCGGAGGAAATTCAATGTTACTCAGTAAATTTAAAATCAGAAGCAGATATATGGCGTTAGCATCATTTTTGTTGTTTGGCGGATTAACCCTTTCCTGGGTGTTTGCTAGTCATTATTTTGAAATCATGACTATGGATTATAACGCACCTGATTTAGTAGGGTCTAAAGAAGACATCAGACACAGTTTTATAGCAGGCATTTCAACTTGGGAAGTATTTGTTGATTCATCGATGTTTCACATCATCAACTTCATTCCCGTTTTATTCATATTACCTACGCTTGGATTATTCACAGAAAAGAGAAGTTTATACGTTCTCGGAAGACATCGATTTCCATTGATAAAGAAGGCTGTTTATAGAGATGTCATACAATATACATTGTTATCAACGTTTACTGTTGTATCAACCTATTTATTGTATTATTCGATCGGGGCAATCTTTGTTTATCGCAGTCTTGATGATATAGGAGGATTTGCTTCGATTTTACCTCACAATTTTTATAGCAGCCATCCTTACCTCTTCTTTGTTTTCATGGTATGTACGATTTATTTATGTTTAGCATTCGTGTTCAGTTTGTTAGCGTGTGCATTGGTTTTATTATTAAATCGAGAGTATAAAGTCATTGTATCGGTATTAATCATCTATTTTTTGTACGGAAAACTAGGTGTTTACACTCAAAGTGTTTGGTTTGACATTTTCGCATCCTTTACCGCTTTCAATACTATGTATTCCACATTGGAAGCATTTCTGCCATTGGTTCTATTATTTATCATGGCGATAATATTACTGATCGCAGGTGTAAATAAGACAGTTAAAAATCCAGAAAGTTAAAGGTCTAAAAAAGTGGCGATAAAAAACTATCCAATATTATTACTAACCGTTATGATCACTTCCATTTCATTAGCTTTTATTAACTATATCCAAGGCTATCAACATATCATCATCTATATGAATGACTATAATGAATCGTTACCAGCTGAAGCGATCCTTGATCGGATCTTTGTTAATAAAGCCTTTAACCAGAATGAACATATGGAAGGAAATAGCGTTCTTCATTTCATCAGTCCATATACGTTTTATGCAGCGTCGATTTTTTGGGGTTCCATTTCTTTCCTCATGATCAAGAAAACCTATCATCCATTTGTTTTTTCCCGAATCAACCTGCAACGAGAGGCTTTAAGAATAATCAGGGGTCGATACATCCTTCCTGTAACGTTATTTGTATTTATATACATCAGTTCCATTTTTACGTTCGTTTTTGTTCATGGTGCACTGGAATTTGAGTATCCAGCTTCAATCATAAGACAATTTTTATTTTTTGGCATCGCAAGCATTCTCATTTCCTTAGGACTTTCATCAATCTTGTTTTACCTCTATTTGAAATTCCAAGAAACGATGGCATTATTGACTGTGTTCATACTCATTTCCGTATTATTCATCATGGATCTGCAACTAAAGACGTTCAGCATTGTATTTATTAGTGGAGATGCTTATTATGTAGGCGGGATGATTTTGGGAATATGCTTAATGATTCTTTCCCACTTTTTACTACGGAACTTGAAATATAAAATTGCATAGGGGCCTTAAAATGATTAAAGTACAGAATATTAATAAGAGCATAAAACATCACACCATTCTAAATAATATTTCCTTATCTATTAATCCAGGTATTTGTGTGGGCTTTGTAGGGCCAAACGGATCAGGCAAAACGATGTTGTTAAAAGCGATTTGTGGATTTACGGCAATTAATGATGGCGAGATTTGGGTGGAAGGCAAACGAATCCTTTTCAGTAAGAAATATATTGACAATGCCGGCATCATCATTGAACAGCCTCCATTCATAAACTACTTAACTGGCATGGATAATTTGTCCATCTTAGCGAATATACAAAAAAAGATTACAAAAGAAGATATCGTTCAAACCTTAAAAAAGGTGGATCTAGCTCAGGCAAAAGACAAAAAAGTGAAGGAATATTCCTTAGGCATGAAACAACGCTTGAGGATAGCGCAAGCTATTATGGAGAATCCGAATATATTAGTTTTGGATGAACCTTTCAATGGATTGGATAAGAAGTCCGTTATTGAGATCCAAGAGCTGTTATTGGATTACAAGAAGAACGGAGTCACGATTTTACTGACAAGCCATGATGATAGGCAAATAAATTATCTTTGTGACCTAGTCTATGAATTGAATGGAGGCGAACTCGTTGAATAAAAAATATGCTTGTCTTATCTTGGGCATACTCTTACTAACAGCATGTTCGCCATATGGAATTACTGGAAATCCAGAAGATGCTAGTGATACCGAATCCACTCCTGAAGAAATAACTGCCATGGAAAATCCTACAACTTTTTCAATAACAGTGGAGGAATTTGAAAAAGAGATAGTAAACAATGATAATCAAAGGCTCCTGATTAAAACAGAGTCAGGTTTCAATACAAAAGATAATAAGATCCAGCTTACTTATGATTTAACAGATGAAAAGAAAAAACTAGACGACCTTTTTTTATTCGTTGAGGAATCTAAAGAAGACTTCCCCACTATTGAAAAGAAATTCACGGCTGTTTTAGAAGTGATTTTTCAATCTTTGGACGTATCCTATGATATAAGCGAATTAAAAGCTAATTTAAAAGGAAATGATTTCCTCGGTATGGATACGGACGATGTTTCCGTATCCATAACAAATAATAGTACAAATATTCAATTGGCTATCATTCCGAAATAGCGACATATACGCCTGAAAGGGCTTAAGCTTATTTTGCGTCACCCGCACTATTATTCATGGTGAAAAATATATATAATAATTTTTTCCCGAAACTTTTCTAAAAACATTTCTAAACAAATAAAAAATCACCCTGAAATGTTGACCAACCAACATTTCAGGGTGATTTTTCTAGTTAGTGTCCCAGGAGAGATTCGAACTCCCGACCGACGCCTTAGAAGGGCGTTGCTCTATCCAGCTGAGCTACTGAGACATGATGCTGTCCCTTATCAGCCAAACAACAGGCATATCAAAGGTTTACACAGAATTAAAACTTTCACTGTAAGACTACACTATATAAATAGTAGGGATTAGAACAATTCCCTAACAAAGTTCTATTACCATGTATCAGAATACCCTAAAGCTTTAAAGTTTTCAAGTACTTATGTATAATATGTTTGCTTTATTTATCACATACACATTTCATAAAATACTAGTTACTCATTCCGATAGATCCAGAAGACTATGGGGCATGAAAAGCGTAGCACTTTAAGTCTTTCAAGAGCCTAAATAGGCATGATTTTAGCTCGCAGTTTCAGGCGAACATTTATAGACGGAGACACCCTCTCAAAAATTATTGTAAGGACTTCTATCAGCAGCAGGAGGAAAGGTCTTAAGATTATCAGCAACTTCCCCTACATCCAAGTCAAGATACTGAATTGTAGCAGCTCAGCTCAATGTGTGCTCCTTGCTTAATAAGAGAAATGCCAGCCTCACCCTTATCTGTCTCCTCCGATATGGGTATTAGGAGATAATAGAACCAGGCAGGGATATTGCATTGCATGAACGAAAAAAGGTATGCTCACACAGTGTTATAACCTGTGTTAGCATACCTTTTCTGTTAGTGTCCCAGGAGAGATTCGAACTCCCGACCGACGCCTTAGAAGGGCGTTGCTCTATCCAGCTGAGCTACTGAGACGTTTATGATATAAGTTGCGGTACTACTTATGTATTACCTTAACTGTTCCCTTAGGACACTTCTTATTATAGTAGGATATCAAAAGAAAGTCAACGATTTTTCAAAAAAAGTTTTTTCCTTTTTTTGAATCCAGGAAGCGGGGAAAAACGCTTCCTGTTCATTATACATGAAGTCATTCGGTTTGATAAGCATTTCTTAGCTCCTCAACGATTTTTCCTTCAAGGTCATAATAGATGATTTCAAGCTGCTTCGCTCCGATTTCCAAAATGGCATAGGTCTTTTCCATTCGTCCCCGCGGCTGTCGGATGCTGCCAGGATTGATGAAAAGCTTGCCGTCGATCATTTCAGAGCCTGCAGCATGGGAGTGGCCAAAGCAAATGATATCCGCTCCGATTTCTTCGCTTTTATAAGCTAAGTTCATCAGCGTCATCTTGATGTTGTAGAGATGCCCATGAGTAAGGAAGAACCGCTTGCCAGCGATGTTCTCCACAAAGTCATCCGGATAGGCATCATCATAGTCACAGTTCCCGCGAACGGCTAGGAAATCCTCCATGAGCGGATTCTTTCTTTCCAATTCGGAGTCCCCGCAATGAATCATCGCTGCGACTTCCTGTTTATGACGGTCGGTTATCATGCTGATTTCCTGCGTGAGTCCATGACTGTCACTCATGATCAGAACCTTCATCGTCACATTCCTTCCTCCCTCTTTAAAAATAGATCAAGTTTTTCATCCAAAGCCTTCAAGGCATGAGCCCGGTGGCTGATTTGGTTTTTTTGCTCTTTCGTCAATTCTGCACTTGTTTTGCCTTTATCTTTAACAAAGAAGATGGGGTCATACCCAAATCCATTCTCACCAGAGGGCTGCTCCGTTATTACCCCCTCCATCGTCCCGGATACAGTAATCGTTTCCTGGTTCGGTGAGGCTAGGGCCAAGGCGCAATAAAATCTCGCGGTCCTCTCCGCTTCTGGTACGCCTTCCAGTTCGCTGAGGACTTTTTGCGTGTTCGCTTCGTCACTTTTCGCTTCACCAGCATAACGCGCAGAATATACGCCCGGCCGGCCATCCAGGGCATCTACAATCAAGCCCGAATCATCCGCAATGACAAAATGCCCTAGCTGCTGGGCAATGGCCTCTGCCTTCAGGATTGCATTTGCTTCAAAAGTTGTACCCGTCTCCTCTACATCCGGTGCATCCGGTACATCGAGGAGCGTTTTGACTTCATATCCTTTAGCAGCGAACAAGCTTTCGAATTCCTTTGCTTTCCCTTTATTCTTCGTTGCAATGATTACTGTCTTCATCCTTCATCTCACCTTTTTTCGTTTTTTGATCTTAGAATAATGCGCGAAGCCCTTTTGGGCCACGGAAATCATCTCTTTATATGTAATTGCCGACGCTTCCCAGTGCCTTGTAGTTCAACTGGCTTCCAGGTAATTTAAGTCTAACACAATTCTCGCTTCATCAATAATCCCGGCTCTTACGGCCAACAGATAATTTCCCTCGCTGAATTTCCATGTTACGTCGTTAATCCAAAATAAGAGACAGCGGTAGGCTGCCTCCAACTAATCCAGCTATAGTATCCAAAATCGGTGCTTTAGAAGCTGCCCGTGTTGACCTTTTCCGGACGGACGACAGGCTCCGATATTTTCTTTCCTTCTTCATTCAGAATATCGGCGCTGCCCTTCACTTGCACTTCAACGCTTTCAATCCCTTTTTGTTCCGTTAACGAAAGGACCAAGGCATCGAGAACTTCTTTTGAAACTTTTTTCTCTTTAAAACTGCCTAGAATATTCTCGTTAAAGTTGAGGCTGACCTTGCCATCCGCCATTTTAGGCTCGTCAAGTAAAGCTACATCACTCATGAATCCTGTTAGTAACTTCGAGCCTGAAGGACTTTTCGTCAGTTCCTTGACCGCTGCGGTTACATCATCAGACACCGTTTCACTGATTCGGCGCGTTACCGGAACATAATAGGTATATTCCTCGTCACCGCCGACATAATAAACGGTCAGAGCTTTCGTATTCGAAATGTCGACTACGTCACTTGTATCGATATTGATTCCTGAAGACCTGGAAATATTCTCATCTATCGGTGTGCCATTGACCGGCATTTCGGAAATATCCTCGCCATTTATCCTCATTTTGATTTTATCGACGGAGTCAAATTGTGTCAGTGTCCACGTAATGGACTGGAGGATCTTAAGCTCATCTTCTTTTTTATAGTTTTTGAACTCCGGAGAAAAGTCCGCCACTGCCACTCCATCTTTAATGTTCACGCTTATTTGGGTATCAGTGGGAATGACCGCCCTGAACCCATTTGGCAGTTTATCCGTGACAGGGCCATTATCGACAAGGTAATCAAGTGCCTGCTTTGCGACGGCTTCGGATTTCGGCAGCTCCAATGTCTGTGGAACGACATACCCGCTTTTATCAATCAAATATAACTCCGTTTTTACCGTTTTGGATTCAACAGCGCCTTCCTCACCATCTGTTGCAGGCTGCTTTTGACCATTTGACTCTTTTAATGAAGATTCATCGTCTACTAATGAAACATCCTTCGGTGGATCGATTTCCTTTTTTTCTTCACCGCCGAATAATCCGCACCCGGAAAGCCATAGAGAAGATGCGAGAATGGTAACAGCCATCGTTACTTTTGATTTATTGGACATAAAATCACTCCTAGGACAGTTTGTACTCCTATTTATACGAGCCCTGGAGGAAAATAGACCAATTATTTTTCATCTTTCCCTGACCGTCTTCCTTCATGTTCATTGAAGGCATGCAGCTTCCCCTATGTCTAAAGCTCCGTGATCACTGCAGCCTTTTTTCATCTTGGACTTTCCCACCCAAAAAAAAGACTCCCATAATGGAAGTCTTATAAATGATCGATTTTTATCGTTTCAATCATATTAATATGAATGCCAAGCCAGCTCGATGCGATCGAACCGAACATATCCCTAGATCCCGTCGTATAAAAACGATGAACCGGGCGGAGCTTGCTTTTGTTGATCAATCTATAATAATCCAAAATGACGCTTGCCTCACGAGCAGTCTCTTCCCCCGAGGAAATGACCTGCACTCCAGCTCCCATATAGGATGAGATGACAGGCCCCAATAATGGATAATGGGTACAGCCAAGAATTAACGTGTCGATCTTCGTTTTCTTCAACGGGCTTAAGGTTTGTGCCACGACCCTATTGACGATACCCCCTTCAAACTCCCCGCTTTCCACGATCGGGACAAATTTTGGGCAGGCCAAACTATCCACTTTCACATCGGTATTGATGGAAGCCAGTGCGTCGTCATACGCTTTGCTTTTCACCGTGCCTTCCGTGCCAATAATGCCAATATGTAAGGAACTTGAAACTTTCAATGCCGCTCTTGCACCTGGATGGATGACACCCAGTACAGGAATAGAAAGTGTCGCCCTGATTTCTTCCAGTACCGCCGCTGTCGCTGTGTTGCAAGCAATGATCAGCATCTTAATATCCTTCTTCAACAAAAACCTCGTCATTTGCCATGTAAAGGCTTGAACATCCTTTTTGGACCTGGGCCCGTAAGGACATCTTGCGGTATCGCCTAGGTAGATTATATTTTCATTGGGCAGCTGCCGCATGACTTCTTTCGCTACAGTCAAGCCGCCTACCCCTGAATCGATGATTCCTATTGGTTGTTTCAAAAAACTCGCCTCATTTTTCTTTCATTTCTTGATGTAATTTAGCTAGAATCGCTTGTAGGGAAACGATATCGGCTTCATTGAATTGGGCCAATACCCCACTCAAATACTGTTGCCGTTTATTGATCACTTC
This genomic stretch from Peribacillus muralis harbors:
- a CDS encoding metallophosphoesterase family protein, with protein sequence MKVLIMSDSHGLTQEISMITDRHKQEVAAMIHCGDSELERKNPLMEDFLAVRGNCDYDDAYPDDFVENIAGKRFFLTHGHLYNIKMTLMNLAYKSEEIGADIICFGHSHAAGSEMIDGKLFINPGSIRQPRGRMEKTYAILEIGAKQLEIIYYDLEGKIVEELRNAYQTE
- a CDS encoding XTP/dITP diphosphatase, producing MKTVIIATKNKGKAKEFESLFAAKGYEVKTLLDVPDAPDVEETGTTFEANAILKAEAIAQQLGHFVIADDSGLIVDALDGRPGVYSARYAGEAKSDEANTQKVLSELEGVPEAERTARFYCALALASPNQETITVSGTMEGVITEQPSGENGFGYDPIFFVKDKGKTSAELTKEQKNQISHRAHALKALDEKLDLFLKREEGM
- a CDS encoding ABC transporter ATP-binding protein, with amino-acid sequence MIKVQNINKSIKHHTILNNISLSINPGICVGFVGPNGSGKTMLLKAICGFTAINDGEIWVEGKRILFSKKYIDNAGIIIEQPPFINYLTGMDNLSILANIQKKITKEDIVQTLKKVDLAQAKDKKVKEYSLGMKQRLRIAQAIMENPNILVLDEPFNGLDKKSVIEIQELLLDYKKNGVTILLTSHDDRQINYLCDLVYELNGGELVE
- the racE gene encoding glutamate racemase; this translates as MKQPIGIIDSGVGGLTVAKEVMRQLPNENIIYLGDTARCPYGPRSKKDVQAFTWQMTRFLLKKDIKMLIIACNTATAAVLEEIRATLSIPVLGVIHPGARAALKVSSSLHIGIIGTEGTVKSKAYDDALASINTDVKVDSLACPKFVPIVESGEFEGGIVNRVVAQTLSPLKKTKIDTLILGCTHYPLLGPVISSYMGAGVQVISSGEETAREASVILDYYRLINKSKLRPVHRFYTTGSRDMFGSIASSWLGIHINMIETIKIDHL
- a CDS encoding GerMN domain-containing protein; this encodes MSNKSKVTMAVTILASSLWLSGCGLFGGEEKKEIDPPKDVSLVDDESSLKESNGQKQPATDGEEGAVESKTVKTELYLIDKSGYVVPQTLELPKSEAVAKQALDYLVDNGPVTDKLPNGFRAVIPTDTQISVNIKDGVAVADFSPEFKNYKKEDELKILQSITWTLTQFDSVDKIKMRINGEDISEMPVNGTPIDENISRSSGINIDTSDVVDISNTKALTVYYVGGDEEYTYYVPVTRRISETVSDDVTAAVKELTKSPSGSKLLTGFMSDVALLDEPKMADGKVSLNFNENILGSFKEKKVSKEVLDALVLSLTEQKGIESVEVQVKGSADILNEEGKKISEPVVRPEKVNTGSF